The proteins below are encoded in one region of Sminthopsis crassicaudata isolate SCR6 chromosome 1, ASM4859323v1, whole genome shotgun sequence:
- the LOC141555949 gene encoding putative G-protein coupled receptor 141: MTAQNSSQPSLCDPFWARPLAGLYGAVFVGGVAGVLCVLSALAKMNSRSVTTAAVINLVLVHGLFLLTVPFRLVYLVRHKWYFGLPFCKLASAMLHLHMYLTFVLYAGVLLARYLVFFGFRDKVEFYRKLHAAAASAALWALVLLAVVPPLLTQYGSLGDYDRSRCFEFQGELRAAWVRAVNYAAAVAVLAAGLGLLAVQGVVLAATGRRLPRARLAHQEFWAQLKSLVFVGVIFVCFLPYQCFRLYYLGAPAAPDPCGPAALYNEILLGVTALSCLDLLLFGLWGSRWFKSSVRELPSCLSR, translated from the coding sequence ATGACGGCCCAGAACAGCTCCCAGCCCAGCCTCTGCGACCCCTTCTGGGCCCGGCCCTTGGCCGGCCTTTACGGCGCCGTGTTCGTCGGGGGAGTGGCCGGCGTCCTCTGCGTCCTGTCCGCGCTGGCCAAGATGAACTCGCGCTCGGTGACCACGGCGGCCGTCATCAACCTGGTGCTGGTGCACGGGCTCTTCCTGCTCACCGTGCCCTTCCGCCTGGTCTACCTGGTGCGGCACAAGTGGTACTTCGGGCTGCCCTTCTGCAAGCTGGCCAGCGCCATGCTGCACCTGCACATGTACCTCACCTTCGTGCTCTACGCGGGCGTCCTGCTCGCCAGGTACCTGGTCTTCTTCGGCTTCCGGGACAAGGTGGAGTTCTACCGCAAGCTGCACGCCGCGGCGGCCAGCGCCGCGCTCTGGGCGCTCGTGCTGCTGGCCGTGGTCCCGCCGCTGCTCACCCAGTACGGCTCCCTCGGCGACTACGACCGCTCCCGCTGCTTCGAGTTCCAGGGGGAGCTGCGGGCCGCCTGGGTGCGGGCCGTCAACTACGCGGCGGCCGTGGCCGTCCTGGCGGCGGGCCTCGGGCTCCTGGCGGTCCAGGGCGTGGTGCTGGCGGCCACGGGCAGGAGGCTGCCCCGCGCGCGCCTGGCGCACCAGGAGTTCTGGGCGCAGCTGAAGAGCCTGGTCTTCGTGGGCGTCATCTTCGTCTGCTTCCTGCCCTACCAGTGCTTCCGGCTGTACTACCTCGGGGCGCCGGCGGCCCCCGACCCGTGCGGCCCGGCCGCGCTCTACAACGAGATCCTCCTGGGCGTCACCGCCCTCAGCTGCCTCGACCTGCTGCTCTTCGGCCTCTGGGGCAGCCGCTGGTTCAAGAGCAGCGTCCGGGAGCTCCCGAGCTGTCTCTCCCGCTGA